DNA sequence from the Sulfurimonas sp. HSL3-7 genome:
TTTACTTAAGCCCACCACTTTTATGAACCTTTCGGGCCGTTCTGTCGCGAGCGTAAAGAAGTTTTATAAAATTGATGATGTTGTAGTGATCCATGATGATCTAGATCTTCCTTTCGGTGCACTTCGCTTTAAGGTCGGAGGCGGCCACGGCGGCCACAACGGTCTGAAATCGACCGATGCTGCTATCGGCAAAGAGTACCTCCGCGTGCGTGTCGGAATAGGGCGGCCGGCGCATAAAGGCGAAGTGACCGGTTTTGTACTCGGCAAATACGATGAGGCGCAGCAAGAGCTGCTCAAGGCGCAGATCGCACAGACTGCAGATGCGATCGAGGCACTCTGGCAGGGCGGTTCATGGGAAGATGTCGCTTCGAAGTACTCCGTTAAAAAGGTGCCGAACAAAGCGAATGCGCCTATCGCTTAAGGTCACCACAGCGGTATGGCATCCTTTTTATCTAGATAGGGTAAAATTTGATATCACTTTGGTAAAGGAAGCCTCCCTTTGTTAGCCTTTCGTTATATCGCTTTCCATTACATCAAATACGTTATTATTATTTTAGCGGCGCTGTGCGCTTTTATGGTCGGTTTCGACTATATGGAAAATATCTCCAAACTGCCTGACTCAGCCAACCTTGTGGTGATCTACCTTGTCTACAAGCTTTTTTACGCTATCGATATGCTGCTGCCGCTCTCGCTGGTATTCGGCATGATCGCGACAAAGGTGCTGCTGATACGCTCTAATGCATTGGTGGCATTTTTCTCCATAGGTTACTCTAAAAACGACGTCCTGAAACCTTTTGTCGTTGTCTCTGTTTTTTTCATCTCCATCTACATCGCCTTTCACTCTACATCGGCCTTTGCCAGGGCGAATGAGTATGCAAGCAATATTGAAAACAGTGCCGGGTACATCCAGCCCACATCCAACCTATTTTTTACTTTCGAAAACAAATATGTTTTTTTCGGAAAGCTCTACCCGCTTCAGCAGCGTGCAACAGATGTGCGTGTGTTTCAGATGGACGAAGGGAATCTCAAAGAGCTTGTCGTTGCCACAAGTGCCTATTATAAAGATGAATATTGGCACGTGCCAAAAGGGCATTTGATGCGTAAACCGGATCATATCTCATTTGAGGGGGCCGGTATAACCATTGAAGAGAGAGAAGAACTGGCCCTTTTGAAAGGGTTCAAACCAAAGATACTGGATCAGGTCTATGAAGGTAAGGTCAATTACACGATTATGGATGCGATTGATGCCCTCTTCCTGCTGACGGATCAAAATGTCAATGTCGACCGGATCAAGAGTGCGCTTTACAAGACCTTTCTGAACCCCTTTTTCGTACCCAGTCTGATCATTATCATCTTCTTTTTTGTACCGGTATCGCAACGTTTTCTGAATGTGACCCTTTTCAGTTTCGGTGCGATCCTTGCCTCTTTGATGACCTGGTCTCTGCTTTTTATTTTGAGCGAACTTGCGTTTAACAAGGCAATCTCGAGCGAAGTCGGGATCGTCATGCCTATTCTTCTTCTCTTCATCGGCGCGATTTGGCAGTGGCACCGTCACTCGACGCCCGCAAAGAAAAAGAGAGTTTCTTAAGGGGTGCCCTTAAACAGATTTGTTTAGGAGGCAAAAGAGCTTTTCATAAGCACCGTTTCGCTAATATTTCATCAATTAAATGCCGGGATCAAGGAAGATAAACGATGAATTTTAAAGAGTTGGCAAACAAATATCAGACACCGCTGTATGTGTATGATCTTGATTATATGACAAAGCAGTATGAAGCCTTGAAAGGTGCCTTCAGGGGACGTAAGGCTCTGCTGGCTTATGCAGTGAAAGCGAATTCCAATCTAAGCGTGGTCCGTCATTTCGCCAAGCTCGGTGCAGGGGCTGACTGTGTCTCTATCGGTGAAGTCCGACGCGCTTTTCTGGCAGGTATCCCAAAGTACAAGATCATCTTTTCGGGTGTGGGCAAGGGCGATGATGAGATCCGTGAAGCGATCGAGCGCGATATCCTCTACATCAACCTTGAGAGCGACGGTGAGCTAGAACGTGTAGAGATGATCGCAAAAGAGCTGGGAGCGCAAGCCCGCATCAGTATTCGTGTCAATCCGAACATCGATCCAAAAACACACCCCTATATCTCGACCGGGCTGCATGCCAATAAATTCGGCGTCGACATCAACACGGCAAAGCGGATGTACATCCGTGCCAAGAACTCGCAGCACCTGGACCCGGTCGGTATCCACTCGCATATCGGCTCACAGCTGACCGAACTCGATCCTATCCGCGAAGCAAGCGAGATCGTCGCCGACCTGGTGCGTTCGCTGCAGGCTATCGATATAGATCTCAAGTTTTTTGATGTCGGCGGCGGTCTTGGTATCAAATACAAGGATGAGACGACGATCGATCCGTATGACTATGCCCAAGCCATTTTAGGCACCCTAACGGGCCTTGACATCACGGTCGTCGGCGAGCCGGGGCGCTATCTTACGGCCAATGCCGGTTACTTCCTGACCAAAGTGATGTATGAGAAGAAAAACGATGATAAACGTTTTGTGATCGTTGACGGGGCGATGAACGATCTTATACGCCCGAGCCTCTACAATGCCTACCACTATGTCGAAGCCGTTGATAAAGAGGGCGAGACGAGCAGGGCGGACATCGTCGGCCCGGTCTGCGAAAGCGGGGATTTCCTGGCCAAGGATTACGAGCTGCCGGCGCTTGAGCACGATGACCTGCTCGTCATCCACAGTGCCGGTGCCTACGGTTTCGGCATGGGAAGCAACTACAACACCCGCGGCCGTTCGGCCGAGGTGGCCGTCGAAGAAGGGCAGGACCGTCTGATCCGCCGTAGAGAGACCTTTGAAGATCTGATCGCTCTGGAAAAAGAGTTTTTGGACTGAGATGTTTTTCATTGATGTTCAGGGGACATTGATCGACGACGAAAAGCGTCTCCCCATCAATGGGGCACTCGATTTTATCGCACGTCTCAACCGCGAAAAGATCCCCTATATGATCATCACAAACAACACGAAACAGGGCTCCGAGGCATTCAGAAGCTATCTCAATTCGCTCGGTTTTGCCATTGACGAAGCACACTACCTCGACCCGCTGATGCTGCTCTCTTCGAAGATCGCAGAAGGTTCGCGTGTCGCGGCCTACGGTTCGGAACCTTTTTTAAACGAGCTGGTCAAATTGGGCTATCGCCTTGATTACACCGCACCGGAGTCGGTCGTCATCGGCATCAAGCAGCACTTTGACAGTGAAGAGTATGCGCAGATCATAGGGTTTCTTTTAGAGGGTTCAAAACTTGTGGGGATGCACCAGTCGACGTTGTACGCCAAAGAGAACAAGCGCTATCCCGGCGTCGGGGCGATCCTGAAAATGCTCAGTTTTGCAACGTCGGCAGACTATGAGGTCGTGGGAAAGCCGAGTGAACTTTTTTATTTGCGGGCGTTAGAGAAGCTGCAGATGCAAGAAAAAGAGGCAAGTTTTGATAAAATCACGATTATAAGCGATGATGTCAAAGGCGATCTTGTCGGGGCCAAGGTTCTGGGGATGAGAACGGTTTTTGTACTCAGCGGAAAGTACAAAAAGGCAGAAGAGATCATTCCGATGCTGGAGAGATCACAGCAGCCGGCGTTGATCTGCAGCGATATGATGGAAGTGGGAGAGAAAGTATGAAAACATTGGATGATTGTCGAAAAGAGATCGACCGAATAGACGAAGCGCTGCTCGACCTTTTGAACGAACGAATGCGCGTGGTCGAGCGTGTCGGCGAGATCAAACACGAGACAGGCGGGGCGATCTACCGGCCGGAACGCGAGAAAGCGATCATCGAACGTCTCAGCAAGATCTCGAAAGAGAGAGGCGGTATTCTAAACCAGGCTGCCATCGAAGCGCTCTACCTTGAAATATTCGCCGTATCAAGAAACCTTGAACTGCCGGAGCGCATCGCCTATCTCGGGCCGGAAGGCAGTTTTACCCACCAGGCGGCAGAATCGCGTTTCGGTGCGATGAGCGAGTACCTCTCTCTGGGCTCCATCCATTCGGTCTTTAAGACGCTTGAAGCCGGGCGCGCAAAGTTCGGTGTCGTCCCTATCGAGAACTCGCGAGACGGTGTGGTCGGCGAAACACTTGACCTGCTGGCAAAAAGTTCCGTCAAGATCGTTGCCGAGCTCTATATGCCGATCCATATGGCCTTTGCGACAAAGGCGGAGCACTTCAAGGATATAAAGCGCATCTACTCTAAAGACAAAGGGTTCGGTCAGTGCCGGGAGTTTTTACAGGAACATGAGCTGCTTCATATCGAACAGATCCCGGTCGAATCAACGGCAAAAGCGGCTATCCTTGCTTTTGAAGATCCGGAAGCTGCCGCGATCTGCAGCCATATCGCCGCCAAACTATACGGGGTGCCGACGATGTTCGAGAACATCGAGGATGTGCACGACAACACCACGCGCTTCTTTATTTTAAGCGATTTTAAAAATGCACCGAGCGGTGACGACAAGACTTCGCTCTTTGTACGCCTCAAGGATGCGGAGAAAGCGGGTGCTTTGGTCCACTTCCTGAGTGATTTCGATACGGCCAAGATCAATATGAGCAAGATCGAATCGCGTCCTGCCCACGATGAGAGCGGGTTCGCCTACTGGTTTTTTATGGATATCTACGGCCATATCGATGATCCGGCGATCCAAGAAGTACTGCAAGAACACAATGAAGAGATCACATGGCTTGGAAGCTATGTTAAAGGGGAGTTATGAAATTTAATCCGGTTTTAGACAATCTTGTAAGTTATGAGGCAGGCAAGCCGATCGAACTCGTTGTACGAGATTTCGGGATCGATCCTAAAGATGTCGTCAAATTGGCAAGCAATGAGAACCCGTACGGCTGCTCGCCGAAAGTACAGCAGGCCGTCGGTGATATCGTTTCCAAGATGGCCCTCTATCCGGACGATTCGATGTACAAGCTCAAAGCAGGGCTTTCCAAGCGTTTTAATGTGGATGAGAAAGAGATCATTATCGGTGCGGGCAGTGACCAGGTGATCGAGTTCGCCATCCATGCAAAAGCGAATGCGCAGAGCAAGATCCTGATCAACAGTATCACGTTCGCGATGTATGAGATCTATGCCCACCATATCGGTGCGGAAGTGATCCGAACCAAGTCCCGCGAACACGATATGGATGAGTTCTATGAACTCTATCTCGAGCACAAACCGTCGATCATCTTTTTGTGTGTACCGAACAATCCGACAGGAGAGAGTGTGGACGCCAAGGCGGTGAAGGAGTTTATCGCCAAAATAGACAAAGAGACGCTGGTGATCGTGGATGGGGCATATATGGAGTATACGCACTATAAAGATCCGAGTAAGGCGCTGATGCCCGATGAACTGGTCGCGTCATTCGAGAACGTCCTTTATCTTGGTACATTTTCCAAAGCGTACGGATTGGGAGGTATGCGTGTCGGCTACGGCATCGCTTCGCGCGATATCATTATGGCCCTGTATAAACTCAGGCCGCCGTTTAACGTTACCACCCTCTCTTTGGAAGCAGCCAGTGTAGCACTTGAAGACGAGGCTTTCGTCGAATTTTCGATTGCCAAAAACTTTGAGGAGATGGGTCGTTATGATGCCTTTGCCAAAAAGATGGGCATACAGACAATCGACAGTTATACAAACTTTGTCACACTCTGCCTGAACGATGATCAAGATTCTACGGAGCTTGCTGATGTACTGCTGCGTCAGGGGATGATTGTCCGCAACCTGAAGGGGTACGGTCTGAATGCCATCCGTGTCACCATCGGTACCCCTGCCCAAAACGACCGTTTCTTCGAGCTGACGGAGCCCCTTCTCTCGTAACACCCCCTATCCCGGCCGCAAAAAATGCTTTGCGGCCAGCTCAGGTGGCGCTGACCCTTTCTGCTTGGTTCTTTTTCAGGCACAGAGATAAAAAAGAACTTATATTTGCTGAACAAGGGGCAGCGCAAGAGTTACAAGAGAAATTCTTTGATAGTATGTCGTCAAAAGCATACGGCGGGTTCAGAGAGAAAATGGCGTCAGCCCATTTCCCGAAACAGACAAAACGCAGAAATGCTATTAAAAAATATTATCTCTTAGCGGAACAACCAGGAGATGATGATAGAATTCACGTGATTAAAACGTGAGCAAAAATAGGATATATATGGATATTTCTTCATATTCACTCGATGAATTACAGAAACTTTGCGGTGATATTCGTGAACGTATCTTAGAGGTGGTAAGTGTCAATGGCGGCCACCTGAGTTCGACGTTGGGCGCTACCGAACTTATTGTTGCGATGCACAAGGTCTTTGATTCCAAAAAAGACCCCTTTATCTTCGACGTCTCCCATCAGGCATATGCGCATAAACTGATTACAGACCGCTGGGAAGCGTTCGCTACGCTGCGCCAGTTCGGCGGACTGAGCGGCTATACCAAACCCTCGGAATCCGAAGATGATTTTTTCGTTGCGGGCCACAGTTCAACCTCTATTTCACTCGGCGTCGGGGCCGCCAAGGCAATCACCCTCAAAGGCGAGCAGAAGAGCCGTATTCCTGTCGCGATGATCGGTGACGGTTCGATCACGGCCGGGATGGCGTTTGAGGCGCTCAATGAGCTGGGCGACCGCAAATACCCGATGGTGATCATCCTCAACGACAACGAGATGAGTATCGCCAAGCCGATCGGGGCACTTTCACGTATGCTCACCTCGACGATGGCGAGCCCTTTCTACCAGAAGTTCAAAAAACGAACGGAATCTTTTGTCGACAATTTCGGCGACGGGGCGCACTATCTGGCCAAGCGGTTTGAAGAGTCCTTCAAGCTGATCACCCCGGGTATCCTGTTTGAAGAGCTGGGGATAGAATATATCGGTCCGGTGGACGGGCATGACCTTAAGACGCTGATCGATACTTTCGAGATGGCTAAAGCGATGGGCAAACCGGTTATCATCCACGCGCAGACAGTCAAAGGCAAAGGGTACAAAATCGCCGAAGGGCAGCACGAGAAATGGCACGGTGTCGGCCCTTTCGACCGTGAGAGCGGTTCCAGCGCCCCAAAAAACGGTCCAAAGGCGGCAACGCAGATCTATACCGAAGCGATGCTCGCCCTCTGTGAAAAAAACCGGAAGGTGGTCGGTGTTACGGCGGCAATGCCGGGGGGTACGGGTCTTACGGCCCTGATCGAGAAATACCCCGATCGTTTCTGGGACGCGGCGATCGCCGAACAGCATGCCGTCACGTCAATGGGTGCCCTGGCGCACGAAGGGTTCAAGCCCTTCTGCACCATCTACTCGACCTTTATGCAGCGCGGTTACGACCAGGTGATCCACGATGTCTGTCTGATGGACCTGCCGGTTGTCTTTGCAATGGACAGAGCCGGGACGGTCGGCGAAGACGGAGAGACCCATCAGGGCGCCTTCGATGTCAGCTTCATGCGGGCTATCCCGAACATGCGTCTCTGTGCCCCGAGGGATGAACTTTCATTCCATCACGCCATCGATTTCGCGAGCACGTACGCCCACCCGCTCTCTCTCCGTTATCCGAGAGGGGCGTTTTTAGAAGCCGATCTGCCGGAGTCGCTTCCGTTTGAAGAGGGCAAGTCGCAACTGCTGATTGAGAGTGAAGGCGATGTTCTTTTCATCGGCTACGGCAACGGGGTCGGCCGGGCCGCACAGACAAGGGCCTTGATGGGAAGCGATGCAGCACTGCTTGATCTCCGTTTTGTCAAACCGCTTGACGGAACGATGTTGAAAACTCTGGCGAAAAAACACAAAAAGTGGTTCGTCTTCAGCGACAGCGCCAAGATGGGCGGCGTCGGTTCCGCCATCCTGGAGTTTCTCTCTGAAGCGAAGATCGGCGGCATCGACATAACAAGTTTTGAATATGAGGATGCCTTCATCACCCACGGCAACACCAAGCTTGTGGAAGAGTCGCTTGGACTGAGCCCTCAAAAACTGGCAGAGAGAGTCAGGGCTGCTTTAGCATAAGCACGCCGGCAATACGCCCGGTCTTCTGATTGTCGGCCCTGTACGAGAAAAAAGTATCGTTTTCGCAGGCGTTGCATATACTCAGATCTTCGATGTTTTCATGCCTAATGCCGAGATCTTGCAGTTGTCTGTGGATAATGGCATTGACTTCGAGATAGTAGCGACCTTGCCGCTCAACGACGGCAAAGCCGAATCCCTCTTCTGTCACCTCTTTGGCTATCTTTTCACCTACCTCATAACAGCAATTTTGAATGGATGGCCCAAGAACAACACGAATATCTTCGCGTTTACAACCGAAATGTTGCTGCATCTTTCTGATCGTTTTGGGCACGATGGCTTTGATTGCACCTGCCCGTCCGGCATGGGCAACGGCGATGACGTTTTCTACAGGATCGAAAAGCAGCACCGGCGTGCAGTCGGCAGTCATCACCATAAGCGGGATATCGGGCTCATTGGTGATAAGCGCGTCACATTCTGGCGGATGTTCAAACCCGTGCAGCGTGGTGTCGACAATAAGGACCTTGTCGGAGTGGATCTGGCGCATATGGACCAGCTTTTTTAGTTCGTAGCCCAGTGATCGGGCCAGGCTCCGCTGGTTGTTGATGACATCTTCTGGCTTGTCGCCCACATGGAAAGCGAGGTTGTTGCTGCTGTAGGGAGGCTTTGAGACGCCGCCATGACGGGTGGTAAAGGTGTGGATGATCTGCGGGAAGTGTTGTAAAAGTCGGCTGCTTGGTTTTTGCATGCTTTGATTATACAGCAGGCTGTGTTTAATTACTCTCATTGCTTTGACAGTGAACCGCAACGTTTTATAAATTTGAGCGTTATATCATAGTAGAATATTTAAAAGGGATGGATGTCCCACTAAAGGATGGTCATGAGATTTGCAATAGTATCGGTCGTGTTTATGACATATTTGAGCGTTTACGCCAATGCTATCGATTTTAAAGAGGGGAATTGGCGCATCGAGATGAAGACAGAGATCGTCGGAATGCCGATGCAGATGCCGGTCATGACCTTTGAGCAGTGCCTTAAGAAAGAGGCGATGGTCCCTGCGCAGAAGAGTCAGGACGGTTCAGAGTGCAAGATCGTTGAACAGCATGTCAAGGGTAATACGGTCACGTGGGCAGTAGAGTGCCCCGAGTCGAAAGGCAGCGGAACCATAACCTATAAAAATACAAGTTTTAACGGCAGAGTAGATCTGGAGATGCGGGGTCAAAACGGAGGGATGAAAATGACGAATATTATGAAAGGCAGCTATATAGGACCTTGCGACAAACAGTAGCAACGTAAAGGACGGTTCTAAAGAAGCTTTTTGTGTAGGGACAGGATAGATGCGCTTGTCTAAATGCCCGTTGTACGTTAAAAACAGAGACGCGACTGCGGGGTATACTGATCTCATCTCTTTTGAGGCGGGACACGCGACAAATGTAACGTTTAACCTAACTTTTTAAACTAGAGTTTACATACTAAGTCCCCTCCCAAGAAACTCTGCTAAAATATGGCACTATCACGATTCAAGGAGCGATGTTGCACCCACTTCACACGATGCCGGTGACCTTGACAGGCAGTGATCCCGAAGTAAAACGCGAAAAGATCAGAGAGTATTTTCACAAGACCTGTGACCTATTTGAGGATCTGTTCAGTGTCTTCAAAGATGAGGGCGTCTTTTACGAACAGCCTGAGCCGACACGCCACCCGCTGATCTTCTATTTCGGCCATACCGCCGTCTTTTTTGTCAACAAATTCATGGTCGCCAAGATAATCGATAAGCGCATCAATCCGGAGTTCGAGTCGATGTTCGCCATCGGTGTGGACGAGATGGTCTGGGACGACATGGAACGCGCGCACTATCGCTGGCCCGATGTCTCCGATGCCAGAACCTACCGAAATGAGGTACGCCATCTCGTCGACAGCCTGATCACGACCCTTCCTCTGCAGCTTCCTATTACACAGGAGAGCCCGTGGTGGATCATACTGATGGGGATTGAACATGAACGTATCCATATTGAGACCTCAAGTGTTTTGCACCGCCAGCTACCGATCGAGAAGGTCAAATCCGTAGTCAACTTCCCGATCTGTCCCGAGAGCGGTCCGGCACCGAAGAACGAGATGATCGCGATCGAAGGGGCCACGCTGCGCCTGGGCAAAGAGAAAGAGCACCCGCTTTACGGCTGGGATAACGAGTACGGGGTGAAAGAAGAGCATGTCAAACCTTTCAAAGCGGCAAAATACCTCTGTTCAAACGGGGAGTACATGGCCTTCGTTGAGGAGGGGGGTTATCGTGATGAAACGTACTGGGATGAAGAGGGGCAAATGTTTTTAGCGACCACATCCGCCGAACATCCGCCGTTCTGGGTGAAAAGAGAGGACGGCAGTTTCGGTTACAGAGCGATGACAGAGATCATCGATATGCCGCTCAACTGGCCGGTCGATGTCAACGCCCTGGAGGCAAAAGCCTACTGCCGGTGGAAGAGTGAAAAAGAGAAGAGGAACTATCGTCTTTTGAGCGAAGCGGAGTGGTACCTTCTGCATGAGAGGGCCGGTATCTCTGACGTGCCGGACTTCGATGATGCCGGGGCCAATATAAACCTGGCCCACTACGCCTCTTCCTGCCCGGTCGACCGTTTCGCATTCGGTGATATGTACGATCTTGTGGGCAATGTCTGGCAGTGGACGGCGAGCCCGATC
Encoded proteins:
- the pth gene encoding aminoacyl-tRNA hydrolase; translated protein: MLIVGLGNPGSAYAQTRHNVGFMVIDELLSRHSHDSIKKAAFEGELFKIKDHFLLKPTTFMNLSGRSVASVKKFYKIDDVVVIHDDLDLPFGALRFKVGGGHGGHNGLKSTDAAIGKEYLRVRVGIGRPAHKGEVTGFVLGKYDEAQQELLKAQIAQTADAIEALWQGGSWEDVASKYSVKKVPNKANAPIA
- a CDS encoding LptF/LptG family permease, whose amino-acid sequence is MLAFRYIAFHYIKYVIIILAALCAFMVGFDYMENISKLPDSANLVVIYLVYKLFYAIDMLLPLSLVFGMIATKVLLIRSNALVAFFSIGYSKNDVLKPFVVVSVFFISIYIAFHSTSAFARANEYASNIENSAGYIQPTSNLFFTFENKYVFFGKLYPLQQRATDVRVFQMDEGNLKELVVATSAYYKDEYWHVPKGHLMRKPDHISFEGAGITIEEREELALLKGFKPKILDQVYEGKVNYTIMDAIDALFLLTDQNVNVDRIKSALYKTFLNPFFVPSLIIIIFFFVPVSQRFLNVTLFSFGAILASLMTWSLLFILSELAFNKAISSEVGIVMPILLLFIGAIWQWHRHSTPAKKKRVS
- the lysA gene encoding diaminopimelate decarboxylase; protein product: MNFKELANKYQTPLYVYDLDYMTKQYEALKGAFRGRKALLAYAVKANSNLSVVRHFAKLGAGADCVSIGEVRRAFLAGIPKYKIIFSGVGKGDDEIREAIERDILYINLESDGELERVEMIAKELGAQARISIRVNPNIDPKTHPYISTGLHANKFGVDINTAKRMYIRAKNSQHLDPVGIHSHIGSQLTELDPIREASEIVADLVRSLQAIDIDLKFFDVGGGLGIKYKDETTIDPYDYAQAILGTLTGLDITVVGEPGRYLTANAGYFLTKVMYEKKNDDKRFVIVDGAMNDLIRPSLYNAYHYVEAVDKEGETSRADIVGPVCESGDFLAKDYELPALEHDDLLVIHSAGAYGFGMGSNYNTRGRSAEVAVEEGQDRLIRRRETFEDLIALEKEFLD
- a CDS encoding HAD-IIA family hydrolase, which encodes MFFIDVQGTLIDDEKRLPINGALDFIARLNREKIPYMIITNNTKQGSEAFRSYLNSLGFAIDEAHYLDPLMLLSSKIAEGSRVAAYGSEPFLNELVKLGYRLDYTAPESVVIGIKQHFDSEEYAQIIGFLLEGSKLVGMHQSTLYAKENKRYPGVGAILKMLSFATSADYEVVGKPSELFYLRALEKLQMQEKEASFDKITIISDDVKGDLVGAKVLGMRTVFVLSGKYKKAEEIIPMLERSQQPALICSDMMEVGEKV
- the pheA gene encoding prephenate dehydratase — translated: MKTLDDCRKEIDRIDEALLDLLNERMRVVERVGEIKHETGGAIYRPEREKAIIERLSKISKERGGILNQAAIEALYLEIFAVSRNLELPERIAYLGPEGSFTHQAAESRFGAMSEYLSLGSIHSVFKTLEAGRAKFGVVPIENSRDGVVGETLDLLAKSSVKIVAELYMPIHMAFATKAEHFKDIKRIYSKDKGFGQCREFLQEHELLHIEQIPVESTAKAAILAFEDPEAAAICSHIAAKLYGVPTMFENIEDVHDNTTRFFILSDFKNAPSGDDKTSLFVRLKDAEKAGALVHFLSDFDTAKINMSKIESRPAHDESGFAYWFFMDIYGHIDDPAIQEVLQEHNEEITWLGSYVKGEL
- the hisC gene encoding histidinol-phosphate transaminase, producing MKFNPVLDNLVSYEAGKPIELVVRDFGIDPKDVVKLASNENPYGCSPKVQQAVGDIVSKMALYPDDSMYKLKAGLSKRFNVDEKEIIIGAGSDQVIEFAIHAKANAQSKILINSITFAMYEIYAHHIGAEVIRTKSREHDMDEFYELYLEHKPSIIFLCVPNNPTGESVDAKAVKEFIAKIDKETLVIVDGAYMEYTHYKDPSKALMPDELVASFENVLYLGTFSKAYGLGGMRVGYGIASRDIIMALYKLRPPFNVTTLSLEAASVALEDEAFVEFSIAKNFEEMGRYDAFAKKMGIQTIDSYTNFVTLCLNDDQDSTELADVLLRQGMIVRNLKGYGLNAIRVTIGTPAQNDRFFELTEPLLS
- a CDS encoding FliG C-terminal domain-containing protein — encoded protein: MALTLSAWFFFRHRDKKELIFAEQGAAQELQEKFFDSMSSKAYGGFREKMASAHFPKQTKRRNAIKKYYLLAEQPGDDDRIHVIKT
- the dxs gene encoding 1-deoxy-D-xylulose-5-phosphate synthase, producing the protein MDISSYSLDELQKLCGDIRERILEVVSVNGGHLSSTLGATELIVAMHKVFDSKKDPFIFDVSHQAYAHKLITDRWEAFATLRQFGGLSGYTKPSESEDDFFVAGHSSTSISLGVGAAKAITLKGEQKSRIPVAMIGDGSITAGMAFEALNELGDRKYPMVIILNDNEMSIAKPIGALSRMLTSTMASPFYQKFKKRTESFVDNFGDGAHYLAKRFEESFKLITPGILFEELGIEYIGPVDGHDLKTLIDTFEMAKAMGKPVIIHAQTVKGKGYKIAEGQHEKWHGVGPFDRESGSSAPKNGPKAATQIYTEAMLALCEKNRKVVGVTAAMPGGTGLTALIEKYPDRFWDAAIAEQHAVTSMGALAHEGFKPFCTIYSTFMQRGYDQVIHDVCLMDLPVVFAMDRAGTVGEDGETHQGAFDVSFMRAIPNMRLCAPRDELSFHHAIDFASTYAHPLSLRYPRGAFLEADLPESLPFEEGKSQLLIESEGDVLFIGYGNGVGRAAQTRALMGSDAALLDLRFVKPLDGTMLKTLAKKHKKWFVFSDSAKMGGVGSAILEFLSEAKIGGIDITSFEYEDAFITHGNTKLVEESLGLSPQKLAERVRAALA
- the pgeF gene encoding peptidoglycan editing factor PgeF; this translates as MQKPSSRLLQHFPQIIHTFTTRHGGVSKPPYSSNNLAFHVGDKPEDVINNQRSLARSLGYELKKLVHMRQIHSDKVLIVDTTLHGFEHPPECDALITNEPDIPLMVMTADCTPVLLFDPVENVIAVAHAGRAGAIKAIVPKTIRKMQQHFGCKREDIRVVLGPSIQNCCYEVGEKIAKEVTEEGFGFAVVERQGRYYLEVNAIIHRQLQDLGIRHENIEDLSICNACENDTFFSYRADNQKTGRIAGVLMLKQP
- a CDS encoding DUF3617 family protein; translated protein: MRFAIVSVVFMTYLSVYANAIDFKEGNWRIEMKTEIVGMPMQMPVMTFEQCLKKEAMVPAQKSQDGSECKIVEQHVKGNTVTWAVECPESKGSGTITYKNTSFNGRVDLEMRGQNGGMKMTNIMKGSYIGPCDKQ
- the ovoA gene encoding 5-histidylcysteine sulfoxide synthase, whose product is MLHPLHTMPVTLTGSDPEVKREKIREYFHKTCDLFEDLFSVFKDEGVFYEQPEPTRHPLIFYFGHTAVFFVNKFMVAKIIDKRINPEFESMFAIGVDEMVWDDMERAHYRWPDVSDARTYRNEVRHLVDSLITTLPLQLPITQESPWWIILMGIEHERIHIETSSVLHRQLPIEKVKSVVNFPICPESGPAPKNEMIAIEGATLRLGKEKEHPLYGWDNEYGVKEEHVKPFKAAKYLCSNGEYMAFVEEGGYRDETYWDEEGQMFLATTSAEHPPFWVKREDGSFGYRAMTEIIDMPLNWPVDVNALEAKAYCRWKSEKEKRNYRLLSEAEWYLLHERAGISDVPDFDDAGANINLAHYASSCPVDRFAFGDMYDLVGNVWQWTASPIYGFKGFEPHYAYDDFSMPTFDGKHNLIKGGSWISSGNEMMKHSRYAFRRHFYQHAGFRVIEGEEMSIEENIYESDALVSQYCNFQYGDEHFGVPNFAVKCAEFALEYAKETPMKNALDLGCATGRASFELARGFDSVTGIDFSARFVQVGLDLKNNGEIHYQRVVEGDVITQESRTIDELGYREIAENVEFWQGDACNLRAHFSGYDLIMATNLIDRLYEPLLFLEEVHKRLDDGGYLILTSPYTWLEEYTKKEYWLGGYYDDEGKIVTTLDGLKKVLLPNFELVATHDVPFVIPETARKFQHTISQMSVWKKR